Proteins found in one Paenibacillus borealis genomic segment:
- a CDS encoding carbohydrate binding domain-containing protein has product MKLMKRLKQTIAVLCTVVLLAAPFPGQSAIAAAEGELAAHSGTHVLQAVLKAGATDWAYTEQSVSGITANTAYTFGVWVKGSGIVTLKMSSGGPTVAYTRPAATGDWTYQSIDFNSGTRSGTMVFSIVDSAGTAFPQSQAAGTMVLDDAFLGLAGSTDNLLQNAGFEQGFSGWNKYEKDVFTVAEAAPGEEPAQPTAPPVNTTVYTGTHSLKADLQGKTSGWAYATQKITGITPGTVYELGMWVKGGGAATLKLSKGSSSGSALQYVRQKATGSWVYWTADYTATSAEDLYVSIYDSAVFSGSGFTQAEAMGTMYIDDVFFGVKGASSNLLLNSSFEAAGGLTDWIVANNSSPVVFAVAEGTSENGTPGPSSTPSPTSTAAPSSTPVQTSTPTPAATATPAPTPTVAPTVTPTVTPSPSGSPLPSAPVDAANIHSGNRSMQAVPKGKKSDWKTVTQTVSGITANTDYTFGLWMKGSGAVTVKTAKSNGENLQFIRPKATGTWTYVTASFNSGTYSGSLVFSIADSAGSALPEAEAAGTMYIDDVFFGVTGGANLLLNSGFEQQLKYWGGDKGTVFTRYPDQSDNPPAEQYEGINNLGVYAWDRNPDGVTDFGDWVGRTPYLAEDFLEQNTWSDLEGGNRLAAWQNTPYAGSMLWAAYPFPKSGGSLAEAASGAYNGHYRKLGENLIASGMANATIRFGHEFNGGWYVWSVGNANDLDHLQKTEDFAESFRQFVNTLRSIPGQQFKFVWNPATAIWGVDLEAAFPGRDYVDFIGIDHYDQTWTQSGGTPIYGTAYQNADPAERLRRQQLAWTAEVNDGNWGLNMIAAFAEDQGVPLALCEWGLAARSDGMGGADNPYFIQQMHDWIENNNVAWHVYFNVSASDGDHDLYDTVAFPQSSAKFSELWNPAGAPDTAPAIEPADIPGISGPYVRIEGEDGILTGSVNKLHGDPWASGGEFAVMYKSVNALTFTNANRADNGLAIVYQGWQSDQKASLYVNGVLVKAGILFPQHGRSWSHSYGSVVIPDVQIPEGATVKLQINPSDELDNFDNFKVDYILLLGATGTYVPGDPADIEDGSQAVSVPSRTSFTRSGVWALTANVKGTGDTNGSSYSTQPVLTAGKSYTFGAWIKGSGKMALVIQNTSSWAEVLVKPFQATADWQYVSATYTPSATGPYNIKLGDRDTSGNAGRIYIDDVKLAGTEDGAAVIDENFEDGGTHWWNPANFTMTDYSRNAGSADAHSGSWALKVSSGGAAAGVETAFSPALHLKGGDAYTFKFWAKGSGGVSVQLQNKDNQQLLADESFAVASAGVWEEHSFTVQPAASGDYTLKLGSGSSGGVLYLDDLLLNAAGNNNLLANPDFELGTGYWQENAAFTVLNTNELQLADGLIDGLDSLDKVKESANIKIDNANTAWYGGDSARAVQGGAGGGYLLYELPSGITSVSISLYEDEANTPKGIAASVSDGSGFEPLALTADTYANAGKTNLPLTVYQSYGVPAGMTLLKIAIPDSSGAGTVQLSEVAINAVAAPVTAAPGAGEITPGQAVTLATSESGGNIYYTLTGSEAKLLYTGSITLDHSATLTAWTEAAGKRKSITRLFAYVNTEEIVVDAYGQIRTAEFPGKIHNDAEFAGAALADQAYTDGLTAPADRDAYGGLAGSQATYHFGQTGYFHIEQLNGKSVMVDPLGNLYFNLAVNGTGYVDETFTVVNGRENVYEWLPAKTGQFQTAYDGSGNFSFYVANQIRRTGQPFSQAQYSADSVDFVKSLGFTGLGAWSKASGMPYVDWLPMPNLKIGDSGLFDIFHPDMLNQLDTRFSALAANTGNQQLIGYMFANELPYNKLKSAVPAANASTGSKVRLVEMLAEEYGTIESFNTAWAMNAASFEALKNTSFAAKTELATQDMDHFTALYLDELYKQIAFYTKKYDPNHLAMGDRWLAGVMNDSKLREALAQYAGKYMDVLTYNYYTYDLNLDMLKHLYELAGETPFIMTEFHYGDPTTGLTFAARMAENEQDKGLMYSNYVEQAAASGIIVGANWFTYLDQAPTGRWFQGLNGEAGAIGLINVAGRPYQDFLESVSGTNAKIYDILLGDTTPYDHVFKPGQTERTSDKVLSVAKAAIAPVIGNLDTEWTGAATASITDVDLVLGVMKTGVGGQMSLTWDDNYFYFRSHIDDPTPMQSPNVIKGLTVPAAKAYLWAGDAIELFFGPKYVDEGGSMQFSDSQILLAAAMDASGNAQTAYYWAGYKEEEQPVIDMAAKPDEDGKGYTLEARIAFADLGVTGPSDGTAIRFDMGFDEGGAGGRERQFYWNGVESNSANREKWGKIILADGGTAAPAGVPGTPVLADNNGYDTGLADGDYQVTMNMWWGNNGDTYKLYENDVLIDTQTLSAHSPDAQTAVTSISGRKNGTYRYYAELTSRAGTTRSAPLTVAVTQAQPGTPVLSHNNWDQDGSFEISMNMWWGTNGSVYKLYENGVLIDTQTLAQRTPNAQSAVTRVRGKAPGSYEYRCELINSSGVSTSQMIVVQVTK; this is encoded by the coding sequence ATGAAATTAATGAAGAGGCTGAAACAGACAATCGCCGTGCTCTGTACCGTTGTTCTGCTGGCCGCTCCGTTTCCGGGCCAGTCCGCCATTGCGGCGGCGGAGGGAGAGCTTGCGGCGCATAGCGGTACGCATGTTCTGCAGGCGGTGCTCAAGGCGGGCGCAACCGATTGGGCGTATACGGAGCAATCGGTCTCCGGAATAACAGCCAATACCGCCTATACCTTCGGCGTATGGGTAAAAGGCAGCGGGATTGTCACGCTGAAGATGTCGTCGGGCGGCCCGACGGTAGCTTACACCCGGCCCGCAGCAACCGGGGACTGGACCTATCAGTCCATAGATTTCAATTCCGGGACCCGGTCTGGAACGATGGTCTTCTCCATTGTGGACAGCGCGGGAACCGCCTTCCCGCAGAGCCAGGCCGCCGGAACGATGGTTCTGGATGATGCTTTTCTGGGGCTGGCCGGCTCCACGGATAATCTGCTACAGAACGCGGGCTTTGAGCAAGGCTTCAGCGGCTGGAACAAATACGAGAAGGATGTCTTTACGGTAGCGGAAGCCGCTCCGGGGGAGGAGCCCGCTCAGCCCACAGCGCCGCCGGTTAATACAACGGTATATACAGGAACCCACTCGCTGAAGGCGGATCTACAGGGCAAAACAAGCGGTTGGGCCTATGCCACCCAGAAGATCACCGGCATTACTCCGGGCACAGTCTATGAGCTGGGCATGTGGGTGAAGGGCGGCGGGGCCGCCACGCTGAAGCTGTCCAAGGGCTCAAGTTCTGGAAGCGCTTTACAGTATGTGCGCCAAAAAGCGACCGGCAGCTGGGTCTACTGGACAGCGGATTATACCGCCACTTCAGCTGAGGATCTGTATGTATCCATCTATGACAGCGCCGTCTTCTCCGGCTCGGGCTTTACGCAGGCGGAAGCGATGGGCACCATGTACATTGACGATGTATTTTTTGGAGTCAAAGGTGCATCGTCCAATCTTCTGCTGAACTCAAGCTTTGAGGCCGCAGGCGGACTCACGGACTGGATTGTCGCGAATAACAGCTCGCCGGTTGTGTTTGCAGTTGCAGAGGGAACCTCGGAGAACGGTACGCCGGGTCCGAGCAGTACGCCAAGTCCGACCAGCACAGCGGCTCCGAGTAGTACGCCGGTGCAGACCAGTACACCCACCCCGGCTGCTACAGCAACTCCAGCACCAACACCAACCGTAGCACCGACCGTAACACCAACCGTAACGCCAAGCCCATCCGGCTCGCCGCTCCCAAGTGCACCGGTGGACGCAGCGAATATACACAGCGGCAACCGTTCGATGCAGGCGGTGCCCAAAGGCAAGAAGTCTGACTGGAAAACGGTCACGCAGACGGTCAGCGGAATTACCGCGAATACGGATTACACCTTCGGCCTGTGGATGAAGGGCAGCGGCGCGGTAACGGTGAAGACGGCCAAGAGCAATGGTGAGAATCTCCAGTTCATCAGGCCGAAGGCTACAGGCACCTGGACTTATGTAACTGCCAGCTTTAACTCCGGCACGTATTCCGGCTCGCTTGTCTTCTCGATCGCGGACAGTGCGGGAAGTGCCCTGCCCGAAGCGGAAGCTGCGGGTACGATGTATATTGACGATGTCTTCTTCGGAGTAACGGGCGGCGCCAATCTGCTGCTGAACAGCGGCTTTGAGCAGCAGCTCAAATATTGGGGAGGCGATAAGGGAACGGTCTTTACCCGGTATCCCGACCAATCGGATAATCCGCCGGCCGAGCAGTACGAGGGCATTAACAATCTGGGCGTGTATGCCTGGGACCGGAACCCGGACGGGGTAACCGATTTCGGAGACTGGGTTGGCCGGACACCGTATCTGGCGGAGGATTTCCTGGAGCAGAATACATGGTCCGATCTTGAAGGCGGCAACCGCCTGGCTGCCTGGCAGAATACACCTTATGCCGGCAGCATGCTGTGGGCGGCATATCCGTTCCCTAAATCGGGCGGAAGCCTGGCAGAGGCGGCAAGCGGAGCCTATAACGGGCATTACCGGAAGCTCGGGGAGAATCTGATTGCCTCCGGCATGGCGAATGCGACGATCCGCTTCGGGCATGAGTTCAACGGCGGCTGGTATGTCTGGTCGGTCGGAAATGCCAATGATCTGGACCATCTGCAGAAAACCGAGGATTTCGCGGAAAGCTTCCGCCAGTTCGTTAACACGCTGCGCAGCATTCCGGGGCAGCAGTTCAAATTCGTCTGGAATCCGGCCACCGCAATCTGGGGCGTAGACCTGGAAGCGGCCTTCCCGGGCCGGGATTATGTAGACTTCATCGGGATCGACCACTATGACCAGACCTGGACGCAGAGCGGCGGGACCCCGATATACGGGACGGCCTACCAGAATGCCGATCCGGCTGAACGGTTAAGAAGACAGCAGCTGGCCTGGACGGCCGAGGTGAATGACGGCAACTGGGGACTGAATATGATTGCTGCTTTCGCCGAAGATCAGGGGGTTCCGCTTGCGCTCTGTGAATGGGGGCTGGCTGCCCGCTCAGACGGAATGGGCGGGGCGGATAACCCTTATTTCATCCAGCAGATGCATGATTGGATCGAGAACAACAATGTGGCCTGGCATGTATATTTCAACGTCTCGGCCAGCGACGGCGACCATGATCTGTATGACACGGTAGCTTTCCCGCAGTCTTCGGCCAAATTCAGCGAGCTGTGGAATCCGGCCGGTGCGCCGGATACAGCGCCAGCCATTGAGCCTGCGGACATCCCCGGCATCAGCGGGCCGTATGTCCGGATCGAAGGCGAAGACGGCATCCTGACCGGTAGCGTCAACAAGCTTCACGGTGATCCGTGGGCATCCGGCGGAGAATTCGCCGTGATGTACAAATCGGTCAACGCGCTTACCTTCACCAATGCGAACCGGGCGGATAACGGGCTTGCCATTGTCTATCAGGGCTGGCAGTCGGACCAGAAAGCTTCTCTCTACGTCAACGGCGTTCTGGTCAAAGCGGGTATCCTGTTCCCGCAGCACGGGCGCTCCTGGTCACACAGCTACGGCTCTGTCGTCATTCCTGACGTACAGATTCCAGAGGGAGCTACCGTCAAGCTGCAGATCAATCCAAGCGATGAGCTGGACAACTTCGATAATTTCAAGGTCGACTATATTCTGCTGCTGGGAGCCACGGGGACTTATGTCCCCGGCGATCCCGCCGATATCGAAGACGGTTCCCAGGCGGTGAGCGTTCCTTCGCGGACCTCCTTCACCCGCAGCGGGGTATGGGCGCTCACGGCCAATGTCAAAGGCACCGGAGATACCAACGGTTCCAGTTATAGTACGCAGCCTGTGCTTACTGCAGGCAAGAGCTATACCTTCGGCGCCTGGATCAAAGGCTCGGGCAAGATGGCGCTGGTGATACAGAATACTTCAAGCTGGGCGGAGGTGCTTGTGAAGCCCTTCCAGGCCACGGCTGACTGGCAGTATGTCTCGGCCACGTACACGCCTTCCGCCACCGGCCCGTACAACATCAAGCTGGGAGACAGGGACACCAGCGGCAATGCAGGCCGGATCTATATTGACGATGTGAAGCTGGCGGGAACGGAGGACGGGGCTGCCGTAATTGATGAGAATTTCGAGGACGGCGGAACCCATTGGTGGAATCCTGCAAATTTCACGATGACGGATTACTCGCGGAATGCAGGCAGCGCAGATGCCCATAGCGGCAGCTGGGCGCTGAAGGTCAGCAGCGGCGGGGCAGCGGCGGGAGTGGAGACAGCCTTCTCCCCGGCGCTGCACCTGAAGGGCGGCGATGCTTATACCTTCAAGTTCTGGGCGAAGGGCAGCGGCGGTGTCTCGGTACAGCTTCAGAATAAGGATAACCAGCAGCTGCTGGCCGATGAGAGCTTCGCCGTGGCTTCTGCGGGTGTCTGGGAAGAACACAGCTTCACCGTGCAGCCGGCGGCAAGCGGCGACTATACCCTGAAGCTGGGGAGCGGAAGCAGCGGCGGGGTGCTGTACCTCGATGATCTGCTCCTGAACGCCGCAGGCAACAATAATCTGCTGGCTAATCCCGATTTCGAGCTGGGGACGGGATACTGGCAGGAGAATGCAGCATTCACCGTCCTGAATACCAATGAACTGCAGCTGGCGGATGGGCTGATCGACGGGCTGGACAGCCTGGACAAAGTGAAGGAATCCGCCAATATCAAGATCGACAACGCCAATACAGCCTGGTATGGCGGAGATTCCGCGCGGGCTGTCCAGGGCGGGGCGGGCGGCGGCTATCTTCTGTACGAGCTGCCGTCCGGCATCACCTCGGTTTCCATCTCCCTCTATGAAGATGAAGCCAATACGCCAAAGGGGATAGCCGCTTCCGTGTCTGACGGAAGCGGTTTTGAGCCTCTGGCCCTGACTGCCGACACGTATGCCAATGCCGGGAAGACGAATCTTCCGCTCACCGTCTACCAGAGCTATGGCGTTCCGGCAGGCATGACCCTGCTTAAGATCGCCATTCCGGACAGCAGCGGCGCCGGGACTGTGCAGCTGTCGGAGGTTGCAATCAATGCTGTTGCGGCTCCGGTGACGGCAGCGCCGGGAGCCGGGGAGATTACTCCAGGGCAAGCCGTAACTCTTGCCACAAGCGAGAGCGGCGGCAACATTTACTATACGCTCACTGGAAGTGAAGCGAAGCTGCTCTATACCGGGTCAATCACCCTGGACCACTCCGCCACTCTGACCGCCTGGACGGAGGCTGCGGGCAAGCGCAAGAGCATCACCCGTCTGTTCGCTTACGTGAACACGGAAGAGATTGTGGTCGATGCCTACGGGCAGATCCGCACGGCCGAGTTCCCGGGCAAGATTCATAACGACGCGGAATTCGCCGGGGCTGCGCTTGCCGATCAGGCCTATACGGACGGACTTACCGCTCCGGCAGACCGGGATGCTTACGGCGGACTGGCCGGAAGCCAGGCAACCTATCATTTTGGACAGACCGGATACTTCCATATTGAACAGCTGAACGGGAAGTCTGTCATGGTCGACCCGCTCGGCAATCTGTATTTCAACCTGGCTGTGAACGGCACGGGATATGTCGATGAGACCTTCACGGTCGTGAACGGGCGCGAGAACGTCTATGAATGGCTGCCGGCGAAGACCGGACAGTTCCAGACTGCCTATGACGGCAGCGGGAACTTCTCCTTCTATGTGGCGAATCAGATCCGCCGGACCGGACAGCCCTTTAGTCAGGCCCAGTATTCCGCGGACAGCGTGGATTTCGTGAAGTCGCTGGGCTTCACCGGACTCGGCGCCTGGTCCAAGGCCAGCGGTATGCCGTATGTGGACTGGCTGCCCATGCCGAACCTGAAGATCGGGGACAGCGGATTATTCGATATCTTCCACCCCGATATGCTGAACCAGCTGGATACGAGATTCAGTGCGCTCGCGGCGAACACCGGCAATCAGCAGCTGATCGGCTATATGTTCGCCAACGAGCTTCCTTACAACAAGCTGAAGTCCGCCGTTCCGGCGGCGAATGCCTCAACCGGCAGCAAGGTCAGGCTGGTGGAGATGCTCGCGGAGGAGTACGGGACGATTGAGAGCTTCAATACGGCCTGGGCGATGAACGCCGCCAGCTTCGAGGCGCTGAAGAACACTTCTTTTGCCGCCAAGACTGAGCTGGCTACGCAGGATATGGACCATTTTACAGCGCTGTATCTGGATGAGCTCTACAAGCAAATTGCCTTTTACACCAAGAAGTATGACCCGAATCATCTGGCTATGGGTGACCGCTGGCTGGCCGGTGTGATGAATGACAGCAAGCTCCGGGAAGCCCTGGCCCAGTACGCGGGCAAATATATGGATGTGCTGACCTACAATTATTACACCTATGATTTGAACCTGGACATGCTGAAGCATCTGTATGAGCTGGCCGGAGAAACGCCGTTTATCATGACGGAATTCCATTACGGCGATCCGACCACCGGACTGACGTTCGCGGCCCGGATGGCCGAGAATGAGCAGGACAAAGGGCTGATGTACAGCAACTACGTGGAGCAGGCGGCAGCTTCAGGCATTATTGTCGGCGCCAATTGGTTCACCTATCTGGACCAGGCGCCTACGGGCAGATGGTTCCAGGGGCTGAACGGCGAAGCCGGTGCCATCGGGCTGATCAATGTCGCGGGACGGCCGTATCAGGACTTCCTTGAGTCGGTGTCCGGAACCAACGCCAAGATCTATGACATCCTGCTCGGCGACACGACGCCGTATGACCATGTGTTCAAGCCGGGACAGACCGAGCGGACCTCGGACAAGGTATTGTCTGTAGCGAAGGCAGCAATTGCTCCGGTAATCGGTAATTTGGACACGGAATGGACAGGTGCCGCGACTGCTTCGATTACCGATGTCGATCTGGTACTGGGTGTGATGAAGACAGGTGTCGGCGGCCAGATGAGCCTGACTTGGGATGATAATTACTTCTATTTCCGCTCCCATATTGATGATCCCACACCGATGCAGAGCCCGAATGTAATCAAGGGGCTCACCGTGCCGGCGGCCAAGGCCTACCTGTGGGCCGGAGATGCCATCGAGCTGTTCTTCGGGCCGAAGTATGTGGATGAAGGCGGCTCAATGCAGTTCAGCGACAGCCAGATTCTGCTGGCAGCGGCCATGGACGCAAGCGGCAACGCGCAGACGGCCTATTACTGGGCCGGGTATAAGGAGGAGGAGCAGCCGGTCATCGACATGGCGGCCAAGCCGGATGAGGACGGCAAGGGCTATACCCTTGAGGCGCGGATTGCTTTTGCGGATCTGGGAGTTACCGGTCCTTCAGACGGTACGGCCATCCGTTTCGATATGGGCTTCGATGAAGGCGGCGCAGGCGGCCGTGAACGCCAGTTCTACTGGAACGGGGTAGAGAGCAACTCCGCGAACCGGGAGAAATGGGGCAAGATCATTCTCGCGGACGGCGGCACTGCTGCTCCGGCCGGAGTGCCCGGCACGCCGGTGCTTGCTGACAACAACGGCTACGATACAGGATTGGCCGATGGCGATTATCAGGTGACAATGAATATGTGGTGGGGCAACAACGGAGATACCTATAAGCTCTACGAGAACGATGTTCTCATTGATACGCAGACGTTGTCCGCCCATTCTCCGGATGCCCAGACAGCGGTCACGTCCATCAGCGGCAGGAAGAACGGGACTTACCGCTATTACGCGGAGCTGACGAGCCGGGCGGGAACCACAAGAAGCGCTCCTCTGACCGTGGCTGTAACCCAGGCACAGCCCGGCACCCCGGTCCTGAGCCACAACAACTGGGATCAGGACGGCAGCTTTGAGATCAGTATGAATATGTGGTGGGGAACGAACGGCTCCGTGTACAAGCTGTATGAGAATGGCGTGCTTATAGATACTCAGACGCTTGCCCAGCGGACGCCAAATGCCCAGTCTGCCGTGACCAGGGTCCGCGGCAAAGCGCCGGGCAGCTATGAATACCGCTGCGAGCTGATCAACAGCTCGGGGGTGTCAACCAGCCAGATGATCGTTGTCCAGGTTACAAAATAA
- a CDS encoding extracellular solute-binding protein, with amino-acid sequence MRTIGKMISLAAVTMLLASSLTACSSNNGSNNPTAAGGANTADKSGSPATAAAESKPDLKRLSIWQSEDYNTYPVAAMLQEKTGYKVSYDMLPQDKWGEKLNLIMSSGEPYDVVTTYNDMALYSDYAQKGALVDLTPLIDEYGPNIKKAISQESMDALKIDGKVYAIPVVVTYKVNNSILIRTDWLDKLGLKMPTTTDELTAVLKAFKEKDPGGNGDQNVPLTIRGDLPMLDNIVGAFGMPNTWNDVDGQLVPRLLDPAYKDYITYTADLYKQGLLDKEFVVNKDATAKEKFTSGKAGAIIVHWADIGGISDALTKNIPDAKFAFVSALKGPSGEAGFSGNAGFDRLTFVPKASKHPEDAVKWINATLEPETFKNLAIGEEGKTYTFENGAYLPILPAFNDERNLSNNYMSGTDEENYPLYWQARARKNPVQFEAFDSLNNQLPDEYKIQNILGLAPYMPEYAKNNLQLESMAGDYTIKLIAGADTLDGLADFQAKYKAAGEEASAKEINDWYATLNK; translated from the coding sequence ATGAGAACAATCGGCAAAATGATCTCACTGGCCGCAGTGACCATGCTTCTCGCATCGTCCCTGACAGCATGCTCATCGAACAACGGCAGCAATAACCCGACAGCGGCAGGAGGTGCAAATACAGCGGATAAGTCCGGGAGCCCGGCTACAGCCGCCGCCGAATCGAAGCCGGACCTTAAACGGCTGAGCATCTGGCAAAGCGAGGATTACAATACCTATCCGGTAGCCGCGATGCTGCAGGAGAAGACCGGCTACAAAGTGTCATACGACATGCTGCCGCAGGACAAATGGGGCGAGAAGCTCAACCTGATTATGTCCTCCGGGGAGCCGTACGATGTGGTCACTACCTACAATGACATGGCGCTCTATTCCGATTATGCGCAAAAAGGCGCACTGGTCGATCTGACGCCGCTGATTGATGAATACGGTCCCAATATCAAAAAGGCGATCTCCCAAGAGTCGATGGACGCGCTGAAGATCGACGGCAAGGTGTACGCGATTCCGGTGGTCGTCACTTACAAAGTAAACAACAGCATCCTGATCCGCACGGACTGGCTGGATAAGCTGGGGCTGAAGATGCCGACCACTACCGATGAGCTGACCGCCGTCCTGAAGGCGTTCAAGGAGAAGGACCCGGGCGGCAACGGCGACCAGAACGTGCCGCTGACCATCCGCGGCGACCTGCCGATGCTGGATAACATCGTCGGCGCGTTCGGCATGCCGAATACGTGGAATGATGTGGACGGCCAGCTGGTACCGCGCCTGCTGGACCCGGCGTATAAGGACTACATTACCTATACCGCAGACCTCTACAAGCAGGGCTTGCTGGACAAGGAATTCGTCGTGAACAAGGACGCCACCGCCAAAGAGAAATTCACCAGCGGCAAAGCCGGAGCGATTATCGTCCACTGGGCCGATATCGGCGGCATCTCCGATGCGCTGACGAAGAACATCCCGGATGCGAAGTTCGCCTTCGTCTCGGCACTGAAGGGACCCTCGGGCGAAGCGGGCTTCTCCGGCAATGCCGGGTTCGACCGTCTGACCTTCGTGCCGAAGGCTTCGAAGCACCCGGAAGATGCGGTGAAGTGGATCAATGCAACCTTGGAGCCGGAAACGTTCAAGAATCTGGCGATCGGGGAAGAAGGCAAGACGTACACGTTCGAGAACGGCGCTTACCTGCCGATTCTGCCGGCCTTCAACGACGAACGCAACCTGTCGAACAACTATATGTCGGGCACGGACGAAGAGAACTATCCGCTGTACTGGCAGGCGCGGGCACGGAAGAATCCGGTGCAGTTCGAAGCATTCGACAGCCTGAACAACCAGCTGCCGGATGAATACAAGATCCAGAATATTCTGGGGCTGGCGCCATACATGCCGGAATACGCGAAGAACAATCTGCAGCTGGAATCGATGGCCGGAGACTATACCATTAAGCTGATTGCCGGAGCGGATACGCTGGACGGACTGGCAGACTTCCAGGCCAAGTACAAGGCAGCCGGGGAAGAAGCGAGCGCGAAGGAAATCAATGACTGGTACGCAACTTTGAACAAATAA
- a CDS encoding acyltransferase family protein yields MQASHPSLSAGTSGTPKTTRLKVIDMVRGITILLVVVGHAGLTPAVLNDMFRDFRLPLFFIVSGYLFSASKYFDNLKLLLRTKLLTLVLPYFTAGLLTYCLWAILRLVANDHSPDVGWVQPLAALLYGNYSDGLLLNIPIWFLTCLFVTQIVFCITMRYIHTRSWQLQHGVILALSLTGYGLGRVFFLPWNIDVALVAQLYVFIGYKLKQHQVLSRIRIFNLNTLILLFIFLAAAYFNSYVDMNNRVYGNLLLFYTAGIAGSLLAIKGTQLLSKSKLCAALLTYIGQESLVILIFHYGIFILLLNFLERYVLHTYLGWFPTTVIAVAGSLALNLVIKKVPVLSLLISGKRGKGSRLSSSEHDGRNAITLTGG; encoded by the coding sequence ATGCAAGCATCACATCCTTCATTATCCGCAGGAACCAGTGGGACACCGAAGACCACCCGGTTGAAAGTCATTGATATGGTCCGCGGCATCACCATCCTGCTGGTTGTCGTTGGACATGCCGGCCTGACTCCAGCTGTACTGAACGATATGTTCAGAGATTTCCGTCTCCCGCTGTTCTTCATCGTCTCCGGTTACTTATTCAGCGCCTCCAAGTATTTTGACAACCTTAAGTTATTACTGCGGACCAAGCTCCTGACTCTCGTCCTCCCCTACTTCACCGCCGGCCTGCTGACCTACTGCCTCTGGGCAATCCTGCGGCTGGTCGCCAATGACCATAGTCCGGATGTAGGCTGGGTTCAGCCACTGGCCGCACTTCTCTACGGCAACTATTCCGACGGACTGCTGCTGAACATCCCCATCTGGTTCCTGACCTGCCTGTTCGTCACACAAATCGTCTTCTGCATCACCATGCGCTACATACACACACGCTCCTGGCAGCTCCAGCACGGGGTCATACTTGCGTTAAGCCTGACCGGCTACGGATTGGGACGGGTCTTCTTCCTGCCCTGGAACATCGATGTGGCCCTCGTCGCCCAGCTCTATGTGTTCATCGGCTATAAGCTGAAGCAGCATCAGGTCCTCAGCCGAATCCGCATTTTCAACCTGAATACCTTAATCCTGCTGTTCATCTTCCTGGCTGCCGCCTACTTCAACTCCTACGTCGACATGAACAACCGCGTATACGGCAACCTTCTCCTCTTCTACACCGCCGGTATCGCCGGAAGCCTGCTGGCCATCAAAGGCACCCAGCTGCTATCCAAATCCAAATTATGCGCGGCCCTCCTGACCTACATCGGCCAAGAATCCCTGGTCATCCTGATCTTCCATTACGGCATCTTCATCCTGCTGCTGAATTTCCTCGAACGTTATGTGCTGCACACCTATCTGGGCTGGTTCCCGACCACTGTGATTGCGGTAGCCGGATCGCTCGCCCTAAACCTGGTGATTAAGAAGGTACCGGTGCTTAGCTTGCTGATTAGCGGGAAGAGGGGGAAGGGGAGTAGACTATCTTCCTCTGAGCACGATGGCAGAAACGCTATTACACTAACTGGTGGATAA